A genomic region of Nymphaea colorata isolate Beijing-Zhang1983 chromosome 2, ASM883128v2, whole genome shotgun sequence contains the following coding sequences:
- the LOC116247463 gene encoding kunitz trypsin inhibitor 5-like — translation MSPIFASLAILLLISAGAAGASPAPVLDIDGNVLDVGTRYHIMPVVKDRFGGLYSSPRNYTSCPMYIQQAPYAMLEGITANFVPVDGSKTIRLSTDMNVEFFESNLCPEQPIWTLAPPDAATGMRYVKYGGVLGNPGPNTVNNWFRIEKSGDNYKMVFCPGVCKTCKVPCRDLGVHAEGNDRWFVLGGRTFAVKFKKQ, via the coding sequence ATGTCCCCCATCTTTGCATCACTTGCCATCCTTCTCCTGATTTCCGCCGGCGCTGCCGGAGCCTCCCCGGCTCCGGTACTCGACATCGATGGTAATGTACTCGACGTCGGCACTCGCTACCACATAATGCCGGTCGTGAAGGACAGATTCGGCGGTTTATATTCCAGTCCCCGCAACTACACGTCCTGCCCCATGTACATCCAACAAGCTCCCTACGCTATGCTTGAAGGAATTACTGCCAACTTCGTGCCGGTCGACGGCTCCAAGACCATCCGTCTCTCGACCGACATGAACGTCGAGTTCTTCGAGTCCAACCTCTGCCCTGAGCAGCCGATCTGGACCTTGGCTCCGCCGGACGCAGCAACGGGCATGAGATACGTGAAGTACGGTGGGGTGTTGGGGAACCCTGGTCCAAACACGGTGAACAATTGGTTCAGGATAGAGAAATCAGGGGACAACTACAAGATGGTCTTCTGCCCCGGCGTCTGCAAGACGTGCAAGGTTCCTTGCAGAGATCTGGGCGTCCATGCCGAGGGCAATGATCGTTGGTTTGTCTTAGGTGGCCGGACTTTCGCTGTCAAGTTCAAGAAGCAGTGA